One part of the Arachidicoccus terrestris genome encodes these proteins:
- a CDS encoding RelA/SpoT family protein — protein MKQTTTEKELVRYSLNEEQEKREILRRYRALLRTLRPKFKKGDKEIVRQAFYMAAEAHKTMRRKSGEPYIFHPIAVAMICVEEIGLGVRSTICALLHDTVEDTDITIEDITREFGNEIARIVDGLTKISTVVDASTTQQTENFKKILLTLTDDPRVILIKLADRLHNMRTLDWMKQEKQLKIASETVWVYAPLAHRMGLYNIKTELEDLSMKYLEKDKYKEIARKLAETRRERTRFINEFIKPIKDKLVSAGFKFEIYGRPKSIHSIWNKMKKKGVVFEEVYDLFAIRVILDSEPEKEKEECWKVYSIVTDAYAPAPERLRDWLSNPKSNGYEALHTTVMGPKGKWVEVQIRTKRMNEIAEKGLAAHWKYKEGTSTEDRFDKWFGQIREMISSQGTDSIDFLEDFKTSFLAEEIYAYTPKGDVKMLPKGSTALDFAFSIHSAVGQKCIGAKVNHKLVPISHILRSGDQVEIITSNKQKPSEDWLSLVVTAKAKNRIKDALKEEKRTIGEDGKYTLKRKLENMGVPVSTYNVDELVSFYGLSSHLDLYYGIAIKKIDLKELKTFSVNGDKLEPPKLEVKTEKPVYNPDSAKTLSKKDSELIIFGETSDKIMYTLANCCHPIPGDDVFGFVSVGKGLIIHRTNCPNAAQLMANQGHRIVKTKWAKNKEISFLTGIEIIGVDDVGVINKITNVISGELKINISALSIESKEGLFNGRLKIFVHDKEELDTLVEHLKLLDGIQGVERFDTDDLV, from the coding sequence TTGAAACAAACAACAACTGAAAAAGAATTGGTCAGGTATAGCCTGAATGAGGAGCAGGAAAAGAGAGAAATTCTGCGCAGATACCGTGCCTTACTGCGGACGCTGAGACCTAAATTTAAGAAAGGTGACAAGGAAATCGTCCGCCAGGCTTTTTATATGGCTGCAGAAGCACATAAAACCATGCGGCGAAAAAGCGGCGAGCCCTACATCTTCCACCCCATTGCGGTAGCCATGATCTGTGTTGAAGAGATTGGGCTGGGTGTTCGCAGTACTATCTGCGCTCTGTTGCATGATACGGTAGAAGATACAGATATTACAATTGAGGATATTACCCGCGAATTTGGGAATGAGATCGCCCGCATTGTAGATGGGCTGACAAAAATATCTACTGTAGTAGACGCGTCTACAACGCAACAGACAGAGAACTTTAAAAAAATCTTACTCACGCTGACCGATGACCCAAGAGTGATTCTGATTAAACTTGCGGACCGGCTGCATAATATGCGTACGCTGGATTGGATGAAACAGGAAAAGCAGCTTAAAATTGCCAGCGAGACTGTTTGGGTGTATGCACCACTGGCGCACAGAATGGGCCTTTATAATATTAAGACTGAGCTGGAAGACCTCTCCATGAAGTATCTGGAAAAGGACAAGTATAAGGAGATTGCCCGTAAGCTGGCAGAAACAAGAAGAGAGCGGACAAGATTTATCAATGAATTTATCAAACCCATTAAGGATAAACTGGTTTCCGCTGGTTTTAAATTCGAGATCTATGGGCGTCCAAAGAGTATCCATTCCATCTGGAATAAGATGAAAAAGAAAGGAGTCGTCTTTGAAGAAGTCTATGACTTATTTGCCATCAGGGTTATACTGGACTCGGAGCCGGAAAAAGAGAAGGAGGAGTGCTGGAAAGTCTATTCCATTGTGACAGATGCCTACGCACCTGCCCCGGAAAGACTACGGGACTGGCTGAGTAACCCTAAAAGCAACGGTTATGAAGCGCTGCACACAACTGTAATGGGGCCAAAAGGGAAATGGGTTGAAGTCCAGATCCGGACTAAACGTATGAATGAGATCGCAGAAAAAGGCCTGGCAGCACACTGGAAATACAAGGAGGGTACCAGTACGGAAGACCGGTTTGATAAATGGTTTGGCCAGATCAGAGAGATGATCAGTTCCCAGGGGACAGATAGTATCGACTTTCTGGAAGACTTTAAAACCAGTTTCCTGGCCGAGGAAATATACGCCTACACGCCGAAGGGGGATGTCAAGATGCTTCCCAAAGGATCAACGGCACTTGATTTTGCCTTTAGTATCCACTCTGCTGTCGGACAAAAATGCATTGGAGCGAAGGTTAACCATAAACTGGTGCCGATCAGTCATATTCTGCGTAGCGGCGATCAGGTAGAGATTATTACCAGTAATAAACAAAAACCCAGTGAAGACTGGCTCAGTCTGGTGGTGACAGCCAAGGCCAAAAATAGAATAAAGGATGCTTTAAAAGAAGAGAAGAGAACCATCGGCGAGGATGGCAAATATACCCTCAAAAGGAAACTGGAAAACATGGGGGTACCGGTGTCCACTTACAATGTAGATGAACTGGTGAGCTTTTATGGGCTCAGTTCTCACCTGGATCTTTATTACGGCATCGCCATTAAGAAAATTGACCTGAAAGAACTCAAGACTTTCTCTGTTAACGGCGATAAACTTGAACCGCCTAAACTAGAGGTTAAAACTGAAAAACCCGTATATAATCCAGACAGCGCAAAAACCTTATCCAAAAAGGATTCTGAATTAATCATATTTGGAGAGACCAGTGATAAGATCATGTATACGCTGGCCAACTGTTGCCACCCCATTCCGGGAGACGATGTGTTTGGCTTCGTCAGCGTGGGTAAGGGACTGATCATTCACAGGACCAACTGCCCCAATGCGGCACAGTTGATGGCTAATCAGGGTCACCGGATTGTCAAGACCAAATGGGCTAAGAACAAGGAAATATCCTTTCTTACCGGCATTGAAATCATTGGTGTGGACGATGTGGGTGTCATCAATAAGATCACCAATGTCATTAGCGGCGAATTAAAAATTAATATCTCCGCCTTAAGTATTGAATCGAAAGAAGGCTTATTCAACGGTCGGCTGAAAATCTTCGTACATGATAAAGAAGAGCTTGATACGCTGGTGGAACACCTGAAGCTACTCGATGGCATACAAGGAGTAGAGCGTTTCGATACGGATGATCTGGTTTAG
- a CDS encoding DUF4295 family protein — protein MAKAAKTAIKTKDQKAAADAKNWTKVIKTVRSPKTGAYTFKEAIIHKDNIKEFLAK, from the coding sequence ATGGCAAAAGCAGCTAAAACCGCGATTAAAACTAAAGACCAGAAAGCAGCAGCAGATGCTAAGAACTGGACTAAAGTGATTAAAACTGTACGCAGCCCAAAAACAGGTGCTTACACTTTTAAAGAAGCAATCATACACAAAGACAATATCAAAGAATTTCTGGCAAAATAA
- the rpmG gene encoding 50S ribosomal protein L33 has protein sequence MAKKGNRVQVILECTEHKASGLPGTSRYITQKNKKNTAERLELKKYNPILKKVTVHKEIK, from the coding sequence ATGGCAAAGAAAGGAAACAGGGTTCAGGTAATTTTGGAATGCACAGAACACAAAGCAAGTGGACTTCCAGGAACCAGCCGTTACATTACACAGAAAAATAAGAAAAATACTGCTGAGCGTTTAGAGCTGAAGAAGTATAATCCTATTTTGAAAAAAGTAACTGTACACAAAGAAATTAAATAA
- the rpmB gene encoding 50S ribosomal protein L28, with protein sequence MARVCQVTGKKPMVGNNVSHSNIKSKRRFLPNLQTKRFFYAEEDRWITLKVSADAIRTINKNGLNAVVKQLRADGVKI encoded by the coding sequence ATGGCAAGAGTATGTCAGGTTACAGGAAAAAAACCAATGGTGGGAAACAATGTTTCACACTCTAACATTAAATCCAAGCGTCGTTTCTTACCGAATTTACAGACGAAACGTTTCTTTTATGCTGAGGAAGATCGCTGGATTACATTGAAAGTGTCTGCCGATGCAATCCGTACCATTAATAAAAATGGCCTGAATGCAGTCGTTAAACAATTAAGAGCAGACGGCGTAAAAATCTAA
- a CDS encoding DUF3276 family protein codes for MDYDYNDRKQASVYSRRLKAGKRRTYFFDVRETRGNDFFLTITESRKRFNEDGYDRHKIFLYKEDFNKFLKALGEAVDHVKTELMPDYDFDSFSHEGEEQDEAHIRPASATAAGSYKNDNQNNYSEQSATSVTETAPALKPASGIQTEPDASAIETEVIHSQSSDTEVVTNSGEDVVNATETSDKLASEEVEKW; via the coding sequence TTGGATTACGATTACAACGACCGGAAACAGGCAAGTGTTTACAGCAGAAGACTTAAAGCAGGAAAGCGAAGAACGTACTTTTTCGATGTCCGGGAAACCAGAGGGAATGATTTTTTTCTGACGATTACCGAAAGTCGTAAAAGATTTAACGAAGATGGCTATGACAGGCACAAAATCTTTCTTTATAAAGAAGATTTTAACAAATTTCTGAAAGCTCTTGGAGAAGCGGTAGATCATGTAAAGACAGAACTGATGCCTGATTATGACTTTGATAGCTTTAGCCATGAAGGCGAGGAGCAAGATGAAGCGCACATCCGCCCTGCCTCCGCGACAGCTGCCGGCTCTTATAAGAACGATAATCAAAATAATTACAGTGAGCAAAGTGCTACCAGTGTGACCGAAACCGCACCGGCCCTTAAGCCGGCGTCCGGAATCCAGACTGAGCCGGATGCTTCCGCGATAGAGACTGAAGTTATTCATTCCCAGTCATCTGATACAGAGGTAGTTACAAATTCGGGTGAGGATGTTGTCAATGCTACGGAGACTTCAGATAAGCTGGCTTCAGAAGAGGTGGAAAAATGGTAG
- a CDS encoding MutS-related protein: protein MHVDDKTLYDLGIISRYEQQSLFHYLDFTTTSGGKDWLRFFIKEPMSDIEQIRDRQALLNHMRDKVLPPTVSNGTMMVMDKFYYSPMTNIPNSSSMVDVTFFKWLSRPDYVLLRYSMGHLARFVYGMKKVHEIYAPDCPSRELSEIMDKTGEILEKPFFKQMGKLGARIEKGGKLTAREVIKYGHSLYQYTEKTGMKALEESFLKIDAWASMAKAVKEHKLAFPEILECDAPVMEAKGLYHPLLDAPVAYDLQLDQGKNFLFLTGANMAGKSTFIRAVGIGLYLAALGMGVPAVSMRVSTFDGLLSNIEVTDNTLNGESYFFNEVQRVKTIVEKIKQGSKWLILIDELFKGTNIVDAMKCSTTVVEGLRKVDHSIFILSTHLYEIGEPLRKYPNIQFRYFETEVIEDNLIFSYQLRDGISNDRLGYLILQREKVTDLLNNL, encoded by the coding sequence ATGCATGTAGATGACAAGACCTTATACGATCTGGGAATTATCAGCCGATACGAACAACAATCGCTATTTCATTATCTGGACTTTACTACTACTTCTGGGGGTAAAGACTGGCTCCGTTTTTTCATCAAGGAACCGATGAGCGATATTGAACAGATTCGGGACCGGCAGGCACTGCTCAATCATATGAGGGATAAAGTATTGCCGCCGACTGTCTCTAATGGGACGATGATGGTGATGGATAAATTTTATTATTCTCCCATGACGAATATTCCGAACTCATCATCCATGGTGGATGTTACCTTTTTTAAATGGCTGAGCCGGCCAGATTACGTATTACTGCGTTATAGTATGGGACATCTGGCCCGTTTTGTTTATGGCATGAAAAAGGTGCATGAGATATATGCCCCTGACTGCCCTTCCAGAGAGCTCTCAGAGATAATGGATAAAACCGGAGAGATTCTTGAAAAACCCTTTTTTAAACAAATGGGTAAATTGGGAGCCAGGATAGAAAAGGGAGGAAAGTTGACAGCCAGAGAGGTGATCAAATATGGTCATTCCCTTTACCAATACACGGAAAAGACTGGCATGAAGGCCTTGGAAGAGTCTTTTTTAAAAATAGATGCCTGGGCCAGTATGGCCAAGGCCGTTAAGGAACACAAATTGGCTTTCCCTGAAATCCTGGAATGCGATGCGCCGGTTATGGAGGCAAAAGGGCTTTATCATCCTTTACTGGATGCTCCCGTTGCGTATGATCTGCAGTTAGATCAGGGAAAGAATTTTCTGTTTCTGACCGGTGCCAATATGGCCGGTAAAAGTACTTTTATCCGGGCAGTTGGGATCGGGCTCTATCTGGCAGCGTTGGGAATGGGCGTGCCGGCCGTCTCTATGCGGGTCAGTACTTTTGATGGCCTGCTCAGTAATATTGAAGTGACAGATAACACGTTAAACGGCGAAAGTTACTTTTTTAATGAAGTACAAAGGGTAAAAACGATAGTCGAAAAAATAAAGCAAGGTTCTAAGTGGCTGATACTCATTGATGAGTTGTTTAAGGGGACCAATATTGTCGATGCTATGAAATGTTCCACCACTGTTGTGGAAGGGTTACGCAAAGTGGATCATTCTATATTTATATTGTCTACCCATTTGTATGAGATCGGAGAGCCACTCCGTAAGTATCCCAATATTCAGTTTCGCTATTTTGAAACGGAGGTTATAGAAGATAACCTGATTTTCAGTTACCAGCTACGAGATGGGATCAGCAACGACCGGTTGGGTTATCTGATCCTTCAAAGAGAAAAAGTGACGGATTTATTGAATAATCTTTAA